The DNA region CATAGTTACTTTTCCTACAGTTTGTGCCGATGTTATGTTCGGCTCCTGATGTACGGGAGCGTCACCATCCCCTTGGAGGCGGAGTGCAACTACTGGGCGAGATTCTGATCGCTGACGGTGTCCTCACTGAATACCAGTTGATGGAAGCCGTCAACGAGCAGCGCGCACGCGGGCAGACCCTTGGTCGCACGCTCGTGGAACGCGGCATGATTTCAGAGCCTCAGTTGGTGCGCGCCCTTTCACAGCAAGTGGGTATGGAATTCGTCGAACTCGGCAACTTTCCGATCGACCGTGTAGCGGTGGCGATGGTCCCCGAGGCGATGTGCCGCAGGCACACGGCCCTCCCGATTAGTGTTTCGGAAGGCACCCTCAAGGTCGCGATGTCGAACCCCGCGAACGTGATGGCCCTTGACGACATTCAGGCGATCACCCGGCTCCACGTTGTTCCCGTGGTCGCTACTCACGATGATGTATTGGCCGCGATCGATCGCTATTGCCGCTCGGATGCCGAGCTGGAGGACTTGCAGGGCGAGATCGGCAACGAGCCGGGAGAGATGGACCTGGCCTCGATGGGCTCGGTCATCGAGGACGATGCGCCGATCGTCCGGTTCGTGAATCTGATTATCTCGCAGGCGATCCAGGACAGGGCATCAGACATTCACGTCGAGCCCGCGGAAAACCACGTTCGCATCCGCTATCGCATCGATGGCGTGTTGCACGAGATGCAGCGGGCTCCGAAGGCTACCCAGAACGGCATGATTTCCCGCATCAAGATCATCTCAGAGATCGACATTGCGGAGCGCAGGAAGCCTCAAGATGGCCGCCTTTCGGTGACCCACCAGGGGCGAAAGGTCGACCTACGTGTTGCCACCTTGCCCACGGTGTGGGGCGAGAAGGTCGTGATGCGTATCCTGGACAACGCGACCGCGACGATGGCGCTCGAGGACTTGGGCCTGAGCGATGACAACAGCAAGCTCTTTGCGGAGTCGTATTCGAAGCCCTACGGCATGATCCTCGTGACGGGCCCTACGGGTTCGGGTAAGTCGACCACGCTGTACGCCACCCTGAATCAGATCGCGCGGCCAGAGATCAACGTGATCACGGTCGAGGACCCCGTCGAGTACCGGATTCCCGGCATCAACCAGGTCCAGGTCAACCCCAAAGCGGGGATGACGTTCGCCGCCGCGCTGCGATCCATTCTGCGTGCGGACCCGGACGTCGTGCTGCTCGGTGAGATTCGTGACGGTGAGACCGCGCAAATCGCGATCGAGGCGGCCCTTACCGGCCACCTCGTCTTGT from Demequina lutea includes:
- a CDS encoding GspE/PulE family protein, with amino-acid sequence MQLLGEILIADGVLTEYQLMEAVNEQRARGQTLGRTLVERGMISEPQLVRALSQQVGMEFVELGNFPIDRVAVAMVPEAMCRRHTALPISVSEGTLKVAMSNPANVMALDDIQAITRLHVVPVVATHDDVLAAIDRYCRSDAELEDLQGEIGNEPGEMDLASMGSVIEDDAPIVRFVNLIISQAIQDRASDIHVEPAENHVRIRYRIDGVLHEMQRAPKATQNGMISRIKIISEIDIAERRKPQDGRLSVTHQGRKVDLRVATLPTVWGEKVVMRILDNATATMALEDLGLSDDNSKLFAESYSKPYGMILVTGPTGSGKSTTLYATLNQIARPEINVITVEDPVEYRIPGINQVQVNPKAGMTFAAALRSILRADPDVVLLGEIRDGETAQIAIEAALTGHLVLSTLHTNDAPSAITRLIEMGIEPFLVGSAIDCVVAQRLARRLCPQCREEREIDAAAVPERLRGAISTPVLNLWFPVGCSHCSQTGYRGRLALHEVMVVNEEIERLAVTRASSAEIARAAASGGMQSLLMDGWAKTQDGLTSLEELLRVVK